The Macaca thibetana thibetana isolate TM-01 chromosome 11, ASM2454274v1, whole genome shotgun sequence genome window below encodes:
- the TBX3 gene encoding T-box transcription factor TBX3 isoform X1: protein MSLSMRDPVIPGTSMAYHPFLPHRAPDFAMSAVLGHQPPFFPALTLPPNGAAALSLPGALAKPIMDQLVGAAETGIPFSSLGPQAHLRPLKTMEPEEEVEDDPKVHLEAKELWDQFHKRGTEMVITKSGRRMFPPFKVRCSGLDKKAKYILLMDIIAADDCRYKFHNSRWMVAGKADPEMPKRMYIHPDSPATGEQWMSKVVTFHKLKLTNNISDKHGFTLAFPSDHATWQGNYSFGTQTILNSMHKYQPRFHIVRANDILKLPYSTFRTYLFPETEFIAVTAYQNDKITQLKIDNNPFAKGFRDTGNGRREKRKQLTLQSMRVFDERHKKENGTSDESSSEQAAFNCFAQASSPAVSTVGTSNLKDLCPSEGESDAEAESKEEHGPEACDAAKISTTTSEEPCRDKGSPAVKAHLFAAERPRDSGRLDKASPDSRHSPATISSSTRGLGAEERRSPGREGAAPAKVEEARALPGKEAFAPLTVQSDAAAAHLAQGPLPGLGFAPGLAGQQFFNGHPLFLHPSQFAMGGAFSSMAAAGMGPLLATVSGASTGVSGLDSTAMASAAAAQGLSGASAATLPFHLQQHVLASQGLAMSPFGSLFPYPYTYMAAAAAASSAAASSSVHRHPFLNLNTMRPRLRYSPYSIPVPVPDGSSLLTTALPSMAAAAGPLDGKVAALAASPASVAVDSGSELNSRSSTLSSSSVSLSPKLCAEKEAATSELQSIQRLVSGLEAKPDRSRSASP, encoded by the exons ATGAGCCTCTCCATGAGAGATCCGGTCATTCCTGGGACAAGCATGGCCTACCATCCGTTCCTACCTCACCGGGCGCCGGACTTCGCCATGAGCGCGGTGCTGGGTCACCAGCCGCCGTTCTTCCCCGCGCTGACGCTGCCTCCCAACGGCGCGGCGGCGCTCTCGCTGCCGGGCGCCCTGGCCAAGCCGATCATGGATCAATTGGTGGGGGCGGCTGAGACCGGCATCCCGTTCTCCTCCCTGGGGCCCCAGGCGCATCTGAGGCCTTTGAAGACCATGGAGCCCGAAGAAGAGGTGGAGGACGACCCCAAGGTGCACCTGGAGGCTAAAGAACTTTGGGATCAGTTTCACAAGCGGGGCACCGAGATGGTCATTACCAAGTCGGGAAG GCGAATGTTTCCTCCATTTAAAGTGAGATGTTCTGGGCTGGataaaaaagctaaatatattttattgatggACATTATAGCTGCTGATGACTGTCGTTATAAATTTCACAATTCTCGGTGGATGGTGGCTGGTAAGGCCGACCCTGAAATGCCAAAGAGGATGTACATTCACCCGGACAGCCCCGCTACTGGGGAACAGTGGATGTCCAAAGTCGTCACTTTCCACAAACTGAAACTCACCAACAACATTTCAGACAAACATGGATTT ACTTTGGCCTTCCCAAGTGATCACGCTACGTGGCAGGGGAATTATAGTTTTGGTACTCAG ACTATATTGAACTCCATGCACAAATACCAGCCCCGGTTCCACATTGTAAGAGCCAATGACATCTTGAAACTGCCTTATAGTACATTTCGGACATACTTATTCCCCGAAACTGAATTCATCGCTGTGACTGCATACCAGAATGATAAG ATAACTCAGTTAAAAATAGACAACAACCCTTTTGCAAAAGGTTTCCGGGACACTGGAAATGGCCGAAGAGAAAAAAG AAAACAGCTCACCCTGCAGTCCATGAGGGTGTTTGATGAAAGACACAAAAAGGAGAACGGGACCTCTGACGAGTCCTCCAGCGAACAAGCAGCTTTCAACTGCTTCGCCCAGGCTTCTTCTCCAGCCGTCTCCACTGTAGGGACATCGAACCTCAAAG ATTTATGTCCCAGCGAGGGTGAGAGCGACGCCGAGGCCGAGAGCAAAGAGGAGCACGGCCCCGAGGCCTGCGACGCGGCCAAGATTTCCACCACCACGTCGGAGGAGCCCTGCCGTGACAAGGGCAGCCCCGCTGTCAAGGCGCACCTTTTCGCCGCCGAGCGGCCCCGGGACAGCGGGCGGCTGGACAAAGCGTCGCCCGACTCGCGCCATAGCCCCGCCACCATCTCATCCAGCACTCGCGGCCTGGGCGCGGAGGAGCGCAGGAGTCCGGGTCGCGAGGGCGCAGCACCGGCCAAGGTGGAGGAGGCGCGCGCGCTCCCGGGCAAAGAGGCCTTCGCGCCGCTCACAGTGCAGTCCGACGCGGCCGCCGCGCACCTGGCCCAGGGTCCCCTGCCCGGCCTCGGCTTCGCTCCGGGCCTGGCGGGCCAACAGTTCTTCAACGGGCACCCGCTCTTCCTGCACCCCAGCCAGTTTGCCATGGGGGGCGCCTTCTCCAGCATGGCAGCCGCCGGCATGGGGCCCCTCCTGGCCACCGTGTCTGGGGCCTCCACTGGCGTCTCGGGCCTGGATTCCACGGCCATGGCCTCTGCCGCCGCGGCGCAGGGACTGTCCGGGGCGTCCGCGGCCACCCTGCCCTTCCACCTCCAGCAGCACGTCCTGGCCTCTCAG GGCCTGGCCATGTCCCCTTTCGGAAGCCTGTTCCCTTACCCCTACACGTACATGGCCGCAGCGGCGGCCGCCTCCTCTGCGGCAGCCTCCAGCTCGGTGCACCGCCACCCCTTCCTCAATCTGAACACCATGCGCCCACGGCTGCGCTACAGCCCCTACTCCATCCCGGTGCCGGTCCCGGACGGCAGCAGCCTGCTCACCACCGCCCTGCCCTCCATGGCGGCGGCTGCGGGGCCCCTGGACGGCAAAGTCGCTGCCCTGGCCGCCAGCCCGGCCTCGGTGGCGGTGGACTCGGGCTCTGAACTCAACAGCCGCTCCTCCACGCTCTCCTCCAGCTCCGTGTCCTTGTCGCCCAAACTCTGCGCGGAGAAAGAGGCGGCCACCAGCGAACTGCAGAGCATCCAGCGGTTGGTCAGCGGCTTGGAAGCCAAGCCAGACAGGTCCCGCAGCGCGTCCCCGTAG
- the TBX3 gene encoding T-box transcription factor TBX3 isoform X2 yields MSLSMRDPVIPGTSMAYHPFLPHRAPDFAMSAVLGHQPPFFPALTLPPNGAAALSLPGALAKPIMDQLVGAAETGIPFSSLGPQAHLRPLKTMEPEEEVEDDPKVHLEAKELWDQFHKRGTEMVITKSGRRMFPPFKVRCSGLDKKAKYILLMDIIAADDCRYKFHNSRWMVAGKADPEMPKRMYIHPDSPATGEQWMSKVVTFHKLKLTNNISDKHGFTILNSMHKYQPRFHIVRANDILKLPYSTFRTYLFPETEFIAVTAYQNDKITQLKIDNNPFAKGFRDTGNGRREKRKQLTLQSMRVFDERHKKENGTSDESSSEQAAFNCFAQASSPAVSTVGTSNLKDLCPSEGESDAEAESKEEHGPEACDAAKISTTTSEEPCRDKGSPAVKAHLFAAERPRDSGRLDKASPDSRHSPATISSSTRGLGAEERRSPGREGAAPAKVEEARALPGKEAFAPLTVQSDAAAAHLAQGPLPGLGFAPGLAGQQFFNGHPLFLHPSQFAMGGAFSSMAAAGMGPLLATVSGASTGVSGLDSTAMASAAAAQGLSGASAATLPFHLQQHVLASQGLAMSPFGSLFPYPYTYMAAAAAASSAAASSSVHRHPFLNLNTMRPRLRYSPYSIPVPVPDGSSLLTTALPSMAAAAGPLDGKVAALAASPASVAVDSGSELNSRSSTLSSSSVSLSPKLCAEKEAATSELQSIQRLVSGLEAKPDRSRSASP; encoded by the exons ATGAGCCTCTCCATGAGAGATCCGGTCATTCCTGGGACAAGCATGGCCTACCATCCGTTCCTACCTCACCGGGCGCCGGACTTCGCCATGAGCGCGGTGCTGGGTCACCAGCCGCCGTTCTTCCCCGCGCTGACGCTGCCTCCCAACGGCGCGGCGGCGCTCTCGCTGCCGGGCGCCCTGGCCAAGCCGATCATGGATCAATTGGTGGGGGCGGCTGAGACCGGCATCCCGTTCTCCTCCCTGGGGCCCCAGGCGCATCTGAGGCCTTTGAAGACCATGGAGCCCGAAGAAGAGGTGGAGGACGACCCCAAGGTGCACCTGGAGGCTAAAGAACTTTGGGATCAGTTTCACAAGCGGGGCACCGAGATGGTCATTACCAAGTCGGGAAG GCGAATGTTTCCTCCATTTAAAGTGAGATGTTCTGGGCTGGataaaaaagctaaatatattttattgatggACATTATAGCTGCTGATGACTGTCGTTATAAATTTCACAATTCTCGGTGGATGGTGGCTGGTAAGGCCGACCCTGAAATGCCAAAGAGGATGTACATTCACCCGGACAGCCCCGCTACTGGGGAACAGTGGATGTCCAAAGTCGTCACTTTCCACAAACTGAAACTCACCAACAACATTTCAGACAAACATGGATTT ACTATATTGAACTCCATGCACAAATACCAGCCCCGGTTCCACATTGTAAGAGCCAATGACATCTTGAAACTGCCTTATAGTACATTTCGGACATACTTATTCCCCGAAACTGAATTCATCGCTGTGACTGCATACCAGAATGATAAG ATAACTCAGTTAAAAATAGACAACAACCCTTTTGCAAAAGGTTTCCGGGACACTGGAAATGGCCGAAGAGAAAAAAG AAAACAGCTCACCCTGCAGTCCATGAGGGTGTTTGATGAAAGACACAAAAAGGAGAACGGGACCTCTGACGAGTCCTCCAGCGAACAAGCAGCTTTCAACTGCTTCGCCCAGGCTTCTTCTCCAGCCGTCTCCACTGTAGGGACATCGAACCTCAAAG ATTTATGTCCCAGCGAGGGTGAGAGCGACGCCGAGGCCGAGAGCAAAGAGGAGCACGGCCCCGAGGCCTGCGACGCGGCCAAGATTTCCACCACCACGTCGGAGGAGCCCTGCCGTGACAAGGGCAGCCCCGCTGTCAAGGCGCACCTTTTCGCCGCCGAGCGGCCCCGGGACAGCGGGCGGCTGGACAAAGCGTCGCCCGACTCGCGCCATAGCCCCGCCACCATCTCATCCAGCACTCGCGGCCTGGGCGCGGAGGAGCGCAGGAGTCCGGGTCGCGAGGGCGCAGCACCGGCCAAGGTGGAGGAGGCGCGCGCGCTCCCGGGCAAAGAGGCCTTCGCGCCGCTCACAGTGCAGTCCGACGCGGCCGCCGCGCACCTGGCCCAGGGTCCCCTGCCCGGCCTCGGCTTCGCTCCGGGCCTGGCGGGCCAACAGTTCTTCAACGGGCACCCGCTCTTCCTGCACCCCAGCCAGTTTGCCATGGGGGGCGCCTTCTCCAGCATGGCAGCCGCCGGCATGGGGCCCCTCCTGGCCACCGTGTCTGGGGCCTCCACTGGCGTCTCGGGCCTGGATTCCACGGCCATGGCCTCTGCCGCCGCGGCGCAGGGACTGTCCGGGGCGTCCGCGGCCACCCTGCCCTTCCACCTCCAGCAGCACGTCCTGGCCTCTCAG GGCCTGGCCATGTCCCCTTTCGGAAGCCTGTTCCCTTACCCCTACACGTACATGGCCGCAGCGGCGGCCGCCTCCTCTGCGGCAGCCTCCAGCTCGGTGCACCGCCACCCCTTCCTCAATCTGAACACCATGCGCCCACGGCTGCGCTACAGCCCCTACTCCATCCCGGTGCCGGTCCCGGACGGCAGCAGCCTGCTCACCACCGCCCTGCCCTCCATGGCGGCGGCTGCGGGGCCCCTGGACGGCAAAGTCGCTGCCCTGGCCGCCAGCCCGGCCTCGGTGGCGGTGGACTCGGGCTCTGAACTCAACAGCCGCTCCTCCACGCTCTCCTCCAGCTCCGTGTCCTTGTCGCCCAAACTCTGCGCGGAGAAAGAGGCGGCCACCAGCGAACTGCAGAGCATCCAGCGGTTGGTCAGCGGCTTGGAAGCCAAGCCAGACAGGTCCCGCAGCGCGTCCCCGTAG